A single Gambusia affinis linkage group LG20, SWU_Gaff_1.0, whole genome shotgun sequence DNA region contains:
- the lgi1b gene encoding leucine-rich glioma-inactivated protein 1b → MTTNKYLAGASRQPYWPYTDFCFRVEVKRAGAAGLVQDRITVMGRPGRGCSGGWTVLMWVAVVCLVLTDGRRSRQPRCPVGCTCTKDNALCENVRSVPHTFPSDVVSLSFVKSGFNEIAGASFVHTPNLQLLLFTANSFDLIDEDAFVGLPHLEYLFIENNRIASISPFAFRGLKALLHLSLAYNNLETLPKDVFRGMDALTKVDLRGNNLICDCKLKWLVEWIHHTNATLDQIYCSGPPIHQGKKINDLLPHSFDCITTEFASYQLLRFESISVETFTFGNEQYVVFAQPFAGTCNFLEWDHVEMTFRTYDTIQSTSTVVCKPMVIDNQLFIIVAQLFGGSHIYKRDSSANKFIKIQDIDILRIRKPNDIETFVIDGESFFVIADSSKAGSTTVYKWNGIGFYSHQSLHPWYRDTDVEYLEISNKPHLILSSSSQRPVVYQWNRSQKKFDRRTDIPDMEDVFSIKHFRVKGDLFICLTRYIGDSRVMRWDGAMFKEVQTFPSRGSMVFQPVSVGKWQYAILGSDYSLTQVYQWDAKRGQFVPSQELSIQAPRGFSVVSVDNRVFLLASSFKGKTQIYEHLMIDLSD, encoded by the exons AtgacaacaaataaatacttaGCAGGAGCATCGAGACAACCTTATTGGCCGtatacagatttttgttttcgtGTGGAAGTTAAACGCGCAGGAGCGGCAGGACTGGTCCAGGACAGGATCACAGTGATGGGACGCCCGGGCAGAGGATGTAGTGGAGGATGGACGGTCTTGATGTGGGTCGCCGTTGTCTGCTTGGTGTTGACTGACGGACGTAGGTCCAGGCAGCCCAGATGCCCCGTTGGATGCACCTGCACTAAAGACAATGCCCTGTGTGAGAACGTCCGAAGCGTGCCTCACACTTTCCCGTCCGACGTCGTTTCACT gtctTTTGTAAAATCTGGATTTAATGAGATCGCAGGAGCAAGTTTTGTTCACACACCTAATCTGCAACTCCT ACTCTTCACCGCAAATTCCTTTGACCTGATTGATGAAGATGCTTTTGTGGGTTTGCCACATCTTGAATACct attcatTGAAAACAACAGAATTGCATCAATTTCTCCATTTGCTTTCCGGGGTCTCAAGGCACTGCTACATTT GAGTCTGGCTTACAACAACCTGGAGACGCTGCCCAAAGATGTCTTTCGGGGCATGGACGCTTTGACTAAAGt GGATCTGCGAGGGAACAATCTGATTTGTGATTGCAAGCTCAAGTGGCTGGTGGAATGGATACATCACACCAATGCCACTCTGGACCAGATCTACTGCAGCGGGCCGCCCATTCACCAGGGGAAGAAGATCAATGACCTGCTACCACATTCTTTTGACTGCATCACCACAG AGTTTGCTTCCTATCAGCTGCTGAGGTTTGAGTCGATTTCAGTGGAAACGTTCACCTTTGGTAATGAGCAGTACGTCGTGTTTGCTCAGCCGTTTGCTGGCACATGCAACTTCCTGGAATGGGATCATGTGGAGATGACCTTTAGAACATATGACACAATTCAAA gCACTTCCACTGTTGTCTGCAAGCCAATGGTGATTGACAACCAGCTTTTCATCATTGTGGCCCAGCTGTTTGGAGGCTCCCACATTTACAAACGTGACTCCTCTGCCAACAAGTTCATCAAGATCCAGGACATCGACATCCTGAGGATTCGCAAACCAAATGACATCGAGACATTTGTGATTGATGGAGAATCTTTCTTTGTCATTGCTGACAGCTCTAAG GCTGGGTCTACAACTGTGTACAAATGGAATGGCATTGGTTTCTATTCCCACCAGTCACTCCACCCCTGGTACAGGGACACTGATGTTGAATATCTGGAAATCTCCAACAAGCCCCACTTGATTTTGTCCAGCAGCTCCCAGAGGCCGGTTGTGTACCAGTGGAACAGGAGCCAGAAGAAGTTTGACCGCAGGACAGATATACCAGACATGGAGGATGTGTTCTCCATCAAACACTTTCGGGTAAAAG GTGATCTGTTCATATGCTTGACAAGATACATCGGGGACTCCAGGGTGATGCGCTGGGATGGTGCCATGTTCAAAGAAGTCCAGACATTCCCCTCCCGTGGCTCCATGGTGTTCCAGCCTGTCTCCGTGGGCAAGTGGCAGTATGCCATCCTGGGCAGCGATTATTCACTGACACAAGTCTACCAATGGGATGCTAAGAGGGGGCAGTTTGTCCCATCTCAGGAGCTCAGTATTCAGGCACCCCGGGGATTTTCTGTGGTCTCTGTTGACAACCGGGTGTTCTTGCTTGCATCCAGCTTCAAGGGAAAAACTCAGATTTACGAGCACTTAATGATTGATTTGAGTGATTAA
- the slc35g1 gene encoding solute carrier family 35 member G1 — protein MGECNNCTRERALTGEDDVTVAFHKVVSHDNQNQFYNHQKEEEHGDDEQTDETVHLRINYVKDEDVEEKHRARGSETVLEGGEKKSLLCVLPAFCTRSKETASSEGKPPEEKPKKCPGLGLFYAFLATVLFSIIALLVKTIEGIHAIEISTIRCFFQMLFVIPLLIYHKIGFLGPRDKVIYLVLRGFIGSNAMILLYYAVQQMPLADATVIMFSNPVFTSILAWVFLKERCTIWDCVFTVFTLTGVILIARPPFLFGEHVSGIEGNYTNHVKGTLAAFGGAIAAAFTFVILRKMGKSVHYYLSVWYYAVIGLLECIITTSVLGEWNLPFCGRDRWILMLIAVLGITGQTFLIKALQHEKAGPVSLMRTVDVVLAFFFQFVFFHRTPTWWSLGGALCVVLSTSGVAFRKWYNSSHKS, from the exons atggGCGAGTGCAATAACTGTACGCGGGAACGGGCTTTAACCGGAGAGGACGACGTGACTGTTGCGTTTCACAAAGTTGTTAGCCATGacaaccagaaccagttctACAACcaccaaaaagaagaagagcatGGCGATGACGAGCAGACAGATGAAACAGTTCATCTACGAATTAACTATGTTAAGGATGAAGATGTTGAAGAGAAGCACCGGGCGAGAGGAAGCGAAACTGTGCTAGAAGGCGGCGAGAAGAAATCGCTATTATGTGTGCTACCGGCGTTTTGCACGAGAAGCAAGGAGACCGCATCTTCCGAAGGAAAACCACCAGAGG AGAAACCAAAGAAATGTCCTGGTCTGGGTCTGTTCTATGCTTTCCTGGCTACAGTTCTGTTCTCCATCATCGCCCTGCTGGTGAAAACCATTGAGGGAATCCATGCCATTGAGATCAGCACCATTCGCTGCTTCTTCCAGATGCTCTTTGTCATACCGTTACTCATCTACCACAA GATAGGTTTCCTTGGTCCCCGagataaagttatttatttggtGCTTCGGGGTTTCATCGGCTCCAATGCAATGATCCTTCTCTACTATGCAGTTCAGCAGATGCCACTGGCAGACGCCACTGTCATCATGTTCAG CAATCCAGTCTTTACCTCAATCCTGGCATGGGTATTCCTCAAAGAGAGATGTACAATCTGGGATTGCGTGTTCACTGTGTTCACCCTCACCGGGGTCATCCTCATCGCTCGCCCGCCGTTCCTCTTCGGCGAGCATGTCAGCGGCATCGAAGGCAACTACACTAACCATGTCAAGGGAACTTTGGCCGCCTTCGGAG GTGCAATTGCAGCTGCTTTCACTTTTGTCATTCTGCGAAAAATGGGGAAGAGCGTTCATTACTACCTCTCCGTGTGGTACTACGCCGTCATCGGCCTTCTCGAGTGCATTATCACCACATCTGTCCTGGGCGAGTGGAATCTCCCGTTCTGTGGTCGAGATCGCTGGATATTGATGCTTATTGCTGTTCTGGGCATCACTGGCCAGACCTTCCTCATTAAGGCGCTGCAGCATGAGAAGGCCGGACCCGTGTCCCTGATGAGGACAGTGGACGTAGTGCTggcctttttctttcagtttgttttctttcatcgTACGCCGACCTGGTGGAGCCTTGGGGGGGCGCTGTGTGTCGTGTTGAGCACCAGCGGAGTTGCATTTAGAAAGTGGTATAACAGCTCCCACAAGAGCTGA